The following proteins are encoded in a genomic region of Glycine max cultivar Williams 82 chromosome 18, Glycine_max_v4.0, whole genome shotgun sequence:
- the LOC100793720 gene encoding zinc finger protein 4-like encodes MKPNFDPEVEANAEDESEVSSKVSIQEACNDSCCDNLINISNITNPIGIHPNSEAISLDSTLNSMNCEPGERDSIGFSFSSNEPASQTTAPTIPRVFPCNFCQHKYISSQDLDGLIDEHRRERELAKRTMRMHSLFLLPDCSI; translated from the coding sequence ATGAAACCAAACTTTGATCCTGAAGTGGAGGCTAATGCAGAAGATGAATCTGAGGTTTCTTCCAAAGTATCTATTCAAGAAGCCTGTAATGATTCTTGTTGTGACAACCTCATTAACATTTCCAACATCACAAATCCAATAGGGATTCATCCTAATTCAGAAGCTATTTCACTTGACTCAACTCTCAACTCCATGAATTGTGAGCCAGGGGAAAGAGATTCAATAGGATTCTCATTCTCAAGCAATGAACCTGCCTCTCAAACTACAGCACCAACCATTCCACGAGTCTTCCCTTGCAATTTCTGTCAGCACAAGTATATCAGCTCTCAGGATCTTGATGGACTCATTGATGAACACAGGAGGGAGAGAGAATTAGCAAAAAGGACAATGAGAATGCACTCCCTCTTTTTACTTCCTGACTGTTCAATTTGA